The genomic region ggaaaaaaacgtttttttgtagtgtaaaccttgtatgatttggaaaaaaacgttttttttagtgtaaaccttgtatgatttggaaaaaggaacccagtgaaaaaactggctggatccgccactgtgcacacttgtctgagtttattATGATTTTGGGTATTCAAGAACCTTATTGGTCCGTAGGGGCCGGGGgttccaaggggcggcagccttTGGCAGGATCTAAGGGGCTAAACCCCTAGTTGGGGTCGAGCTGTAAAATTCGATagaatttttaattaaaaaatttaTCCGGTTGATACATTCAAGTGAACTATTGAATTGTTCAAGACTCTTAGATAATCAAATCAGATAATCCAGTATTTCTTAATTTCTTCACATCTATACATTCAATAAGATGTTTGGAACAACATCTAGAATGTGTTGTATCGAGCCATTATATATGCATGGATGTGAAGTGGGCACTATGTGCATGTGAGGTTGTACCTTGAATAAATCAATGAGAACATTATCAAGGGATTCTTGTGAACTTTTTGGGCATAGGCACCTAAATGACTTGATGGCTTCAATGGCTTCTTCAGTTCTATCCAGTTGTTTCATTACAACTGCCATGTCTTTTAAGGCACTTTCCACTCTATCTCCTGCATTTATCGCCTTCCAAAACCACACTATTGCACCCTCTTGATCCCTTTCTACAAGCTACATCAATTTCATATATCTCATCACATTAGTTATATGGAATCTTGTTTTTAAGTTATTTATGTTAGTTGTTTTAATCATTCCTCTTTTTAAAAAGTGAAATAATAGAGAATTGTAGAATGAAAGAACAATTATTTCttcaaaaaagaaaataaaacaaactaCAATCACTGTTTTAATCATGGGCATAGCATAgttggggggggggagggggcgaccgaccccccgaacttttcgctcagtagtcgagagtatgtagttttcgtatagaaatttttgggtatacacgtttttgaccccccggttttatagaattttttttgGTATATATGCTTTCGACCCCGattggaaatctcaagcttcgccactggtttTAATAACACGATGAGAACTACTTTATACACAAATTGAATGAGTACAGGAAATTCTTCTCAAGGGTAGATTTACATTCAACATGGAATTATGGAATACACCATGTTGTATCCATTCTGATTTAAAAATTTAGACTTGCTACATTTTAACAATAAAAATTAACATGGCGATTTTTTATATACTTTCATTTATTACCATTTATGACTTGTATAAATAAGTAACAAAATTAACAAATTTGTGCAAAAAAAGATATTAAAAAGACAAAGTATGAGTTTTAAGATGGATAGAGTTGAGGTAGTCAGGTAGAATTAAGAAGGTAAGAtattaagtgaacatacatagagCCAAaagaataacaataataataataacaactacTTAAGAACAAGAGTCATATTTTAGATTTGTAATGATTCTACACTCAGATCTAATATAAAGAGTATTTATCGTAATTAGATTTAAACCAGGATTTATAGAGATTTAATTGTGAGTTACGTGTAAGATTAGATTAAAACCAGGATTTGTAGAGATTTAATTGTGAGTTACGTGTAAGACTGGTTTTATAATATGATTTTCTTTTTAGTTGCTTCTGTAGACTGTAAGACTGGTTTTATCATATGACTTTCTCTTTAGTTGCTTCTATAGACTGGTTCTGAAAATAAGGTTACATAAAATCAGTCTACAAAAGCAGCTTTAGCTTTATAatcttttactttttttttagtAGCAATTCCTAAATTTTTTATGATCTTTTACTTAAAATTAGTACTTtgattttgtgaaaaaaaaaaaaaacgtttaatTCAGTACAATTTATGAAGAAAAACAAAGAGAAATTAAGAAAGAATTAACCTGAGCATGTTTAGCTTTTACATAAGGGCCATCACCGTATGGAACTTTATGAATAATATGAAAGTCTTCTTTTGTTCTTGAATTCACCTCCATGTTCTCTCTCTAGAaacctttctttctctctctacaataCAAGCATCTATCTccaataattattattatatgtaGGGTGAAGGaaagaaaaattacaaaatgAACCTGGACATTGTGTATGTCCACCTGAACTTATATGTTCTTTCTATTCATTTTATATATTATCTCTATGAAATTTTTCAATAAATTATCAGAAATTACTTAGTCATATAACAACGGTTTCAATAAATTATCAGAAATTACTTAGTTATATAACAACGGCTAATGTGAGGCTAAGGCATTTTCCTGAGGGATATGTGTTTTAAAAGGGAGGTTCCATAGTTAAATTTGGGCAATAAAGTATTTTAAATTTATTGATTTAAAGTAGAGTAGAAATAAATAACATTTATcattaaaaaaagttatataacAACTTTGGAATATATGTTTTTTTGGAAGTTAATATTCATACACCCCTCATTTCTATCACTctctatacacacacacacacacacacacacacacacacacacacacatatatatatatatatatatatatatatatatatatatatatatatatatatatatatatatatatagggcttggtTATATAAGAAACCCCttctttttaagaaaactatgaaAACTCATTCTGAACCATTGATTAGGTTACATCTAAGTTGATCAAAGGCCATGATTATTTGtgtgttaataaaaaaaaaaggaaatacaaaagactGCCAACTTGTACCATCAAGGGCATTTTCGGTAGGTAACAAAAGCATTGGGAAGACAGAAAACCACTGCCATGCAGTAGCAGTCTAATCAAAGAAGTGTAACAAGATTCAAAAATCTCTCTTCTTTTCCATTTTACTAATTTCTACACTCCTGTTCATATTTCTCTCTCGTCGTTAACCTAACCCAATTCAAAAGGTTTTCTTCTTTACCATTCATAAGAATCATTGAATAGCTACTCCCCCAAACCCTAACACAGAAGCCGATAGTGGCCAGCTTGAAGGATGAGGAAGTCATTCATAATATTATCGTCGTCGGTGAAGCTGAAACGCTTACGGAAGATTCAGAGTTCAAACAAAAGGTTAGTTTGTTGTTATCCGTCATGTCCAAGTTGGTTTTCTTCAACGGATTATACGAAAAAGGCACCtgagttagtttttttttaaatatgtaggACTTCGAAACACAAGTTAGGGCAAAAAAGTTCTGGTAGCCCTAGCGTTGTGATTTTATCCGAGGAACCCAAGCCCGGTCCTTCCAAACAACGATCTGACTTTGGTCCGACCCAACGGGAGTTAGGTTAGAATTTTTATGTTTCTGAACTCTTAACATACTTCAAGGTGATTTGTATGTTGATAGTGTGTTGGATATGAAATTGGGCATAACTGAATTGTGTCGGATGGCTTGCAGTTTATGATGATGCCGATAGTGTGTCAGCAAGCCATGGGAATAGACAGAAAACAGGTAACGATTAAGCAgtaatattgtttataatttGTATAAAGTATAGTTGCGGTTAATCGTCTAACTTACGAATGTATCGGTGCTAAATGAAGGTTGTGTGGAAAGCAGGCGGGGACATAACAAAAAAAACATGGGTAAGTTCCTTTTTGTTGCAATAGAGGCTAGTTGCGTATCCAGATAAAACTCATTGGGCATCCAAACTCATTAACATGTTTAAACTATAGGGACAAAAAGCATTGTCGGGGATATTTCCGGGTGCGGAAATAAAAGAAAACGTGGTTAGTTACATACTGTTGGCTTCTGTTAACATGTGTTAGTTGCGCTTGATCCTGAAAACGCATTAACATGTGTTAGTTGTGCTTGATTATGAAAACGCAGTAACATGTGTTAGTTATTTTTTTAAGCCCTTCAAAAATGTGGATGTTATGAATGCAAAATTCTTACATGTTATCATCGGATGTTGCAAATTAGACTAATTGTTTGTAATGTTGTTGTTTCGTATAAAATGGTATTTTAGTAAGTAGGGCAGACGTGACGGCTTCATCGAAGGGCGGAGCGTTAAAGACCAAAAAGAACAAGGGTTCTTCTGAAAATGGGAAAGGTAGAGCAGGGAAACCGAAGGTAGTTGGTAAGAAACAGGAAAAGGTTCAGAAAGCCCGCAAGCGAGCAAAAAAGGATGAATTTGCAGGCATAAGGACAAGATCTGCACCATTGCAGTTTTATAAGTGTGTACGGGCATTGACAGAACAACAACGTGACGCAGTCAGGGAAATGGGATTTGGACGCATGCTAACTTTCAGCGTTGATGGTTTGCCGGCTAAGTTAGCTTATTTTGTTATGGACAATTTTAATCCAGATAAAATGTTGATATGTACACCTGCCGGTGATATCAAGGTGAACAGGAAAGCCCTGCATAAGTTGTTAGGGATTCCGACTGGTGGACAAAAGTTTAGTTCGATTGGTAAGCTGCCGATGCTGAGTGATGCCATTACGGAGTGGAGGGCGAGATACCCGGGGGCAATGGTGCCGCCGACAAAGATGGTGAAAATGATCGATGAGTCCGATGGCGAAGACAGTTTCGATTTCAGGATGGATTTTGTAATGTGTTTTGTGGCAGTGCTGGTGGATTGTCATAAACAAAGTTGTTTACGGGAAGAAATATTGGAGTATCTGGATGAAGAGATGGACTTTGCAACAATAGACTGGTGTGACTTTGTTGTAGAAAAGCTGAGAACTTGCAAGGATACATGGAATCGGATTGACCCACAGAGTTTCTTTGTTGGTCCTCTAGCGATTCTGAtggtaaacaagtttaaataactTAGATAATTAACATGTGTTAGAATAGTTGATTATTCCCTTGCTGAACGTGTCGTTGTTTCTTGTAGTTGTTGTATGTTGATAGCATTGAgtgcatggggatggaggtggacAGTGCGGTGTGTCCTTTAGCCTTTTGGaacttgaaaagattgagagagagagaaaggcttGAAATCCTTGCGGGTGGGTTTGGAACTGGACGGTTTAAAGGATTAACACGTCCCAGAAACTATAACGTGGAACAATGGGCAACTAAAGAGGTAAAGTTggatgatctaacatgtgttTTTTGCAATTAGTAGATGTTCATAGTGTgcaaaaaaatgttaaaaaactATTCTCAACAGGAGAGGTTGACGATAGTACGACAGTTAATAAACGTGACAAAGAagaacaaagtcaaaattgagggTATGTTAGATTCGCTATTGGTGGAGAGCCATGAAGACGAAGAAGTACAAGAGTTGAAGGCAAGGTTTGATAGTTTGTTTGAGAAGAAAGATAGTGAAAGGGAGGATCACGATGATGCGGTAGATTTAGCGTCACACAAGATCAATTCGGTCTTGGAAGATTTGAGAGATGATGAAAAGAATCACATCAACGAAGGAGAGAACGCTGGTTAGTAACTGTTATTGTTTGtgttatttagttattttttttgaAATCCATTGATCGTTGTGGGAACGTTTTCGTAGGGGATGGCATCGATGATGATTTTTCGGATGGGTTACCAATAGCGAGCTTGTACAGGAAGTCGCTTATCCGGCAAAACAAAAAAATCAGTAAAAGTAGGCTGAAAGCAGTAGGATCTTCAGCGATAAACTTCGATGACCAAGAAGGTGTGCTGACGATGTTTATGAAATGAACACGGAAACACGTGTTAAATGTTATACATTTTGTGTTGGTTATCATTGTTAATTGTGTCACTGTAACACATTTTGCCGGTGCTTCAGCCTGTAATGATTGACAATTTTTTTTTGGGATGTGCAGCTGATGTGCCGGGGCAATCATTCGTAAATGATGGTGTTGAAAATTATGCTGAAAAGATGGAAGATGGTGGAAACTCTGGTGAGGTGCGGAGATCAGCCAGACTTGAGAACTTAAAGCATGCTAGGGAGACAGAAGAAGGATTTGTGACGCCAAAAAGGAGAAAGACAACTATGCAGATTGGTGGACAAGGCACGGAAGGTGGCAAAGAAAAAGGTAGATTGTTACATGTTATACCCATTTTAAGAGTACGTTTAAACCGAAAAAGAGTTTATGTTCCTTTACTTTACTGTATGTTATGGAATGATATGTCTACTGTAACACACGTCAAGGTGTTAGTTATCGTATAGTATAACCTTCCCTTGTGGTTGCAGCAGATGGGGTGGGGGAATCATGCGTATTTgctgatggaaacgagtgtaccGGAGCGCTGGAAGGAGTTATGTCGGCGCAGGTAAGGAGATCTCCCCGTCTGAATAAGTTGAAGGATGCTCCCGAAACAAAAGCAAGCTTTGTGACCCCGAATTGCCAGAAGTCGAAAATAAAGATTGATCGTGGAAAAACGGATGGTGGCAACGAATCAGGTAATATGTAACATGTGTTAGCAGTATCAACATACATATAGATTTTGAATTAAACGCGTAGTTTGTTTCTTGTTAACCTGTAGTACCGTCTAATATGGGTACGTTACTGAAACCCATTTAATATTCATGTGATGTTATAGGGTTAAGCAAGACTAAGAAGCAGCTGGAAGAGAGAGAACTGAGCTTTAGTGAAGTTGGGCAAAAAACAAATGAAGTCGGGGAAGGTGATAAGAGTGTTCATGATGCTGGTAAGTCAAGTGGCGGTGACTGTAGTGTTGGTGGGGCCGAAGAAAATAAAGGAGCAGGAGGGGTGGATAAAAATGATGCTGAAGAAGTGCATAAGCCGCTGGGTTTAATGCGTGCAATACTGCGCATTAAAGCAGCAGAAGCGCAGGGTGCACGTGGTAGTTCTCGTACCACTTTAATAATGATTGACTCTAAAAGTGTGCGTTGTTACTTTATTTTCTTTAACATAGGTAATCTTGTCTGCACAGATTACCATGGTCTGGACATGCAGTTTGTTACACGTGCTGAACATAGAGTGAATACAGACAATAAAGTGGCTGCGAATGACAATGATGAACATAACACCAATCCTGAAGCGAATGACGTCAAAAAGGATGAGATTTACGAAGAAAGGTTTGTTTGTGATCAAGAGGTGGCCAAAATGGTAGAGATGGAGGCCAAGGATAGGAAACATGATGAATGGAATGAGAAGGAAGGTAAGCTTCGGAAACCGTGTTATTTGTTTAGCCAGGCTTAGCTTTGTGTTAACTCGAAAAATGTTTATGCAAGTACAGATCCTAAGATTGAGAATGAAGTTAGGGCTGCATCTGATGGAAAAAAAGAAGATAGTGGTGGCGTCGTTTTTTCAGCTGCGGAAGGTGCTGTTGATGATAAGGACGAACAGGGGGTTCTGGATGGCGAAGTCAAGGGGGCTGTTGATGAGACTGACCGTGTTTTTTACGGTAAGTGTTTAAGGTTTTTCTGGTAGTAAGTTGTGCATGTGATGTAACAGCATTGTGTTATGCAGCTGCAGAAGGTAAGATTGAGCATGATGGTATGCGTGCTGCTATTCTAAATATGCAAGGGTGCAGTAGCGCGGGGGTAGATTTAGTTTCGGGCGACAGTATTGAGAGGGCCCATGTTGTCGATGGAAAAGGGAAAGCGGATGAAGAGGTCCCTCATGCGGAGAATGACGGTAAGGACTATCATGCTCTAACATGTGTTAAATGGTTTCCCCCATGTATCATTTAGTGAGTTAACACGTGTTAGGCATACATACAGTGTGCGCAGGCGAGACCGTTTTTTATGAACGAAATTTAGATGGCCCGAATTGGAGCCTTGGGATGACACAAATTGGGAGCCAAGGCGACGTGTCACAGGAAATTGGTACGATATAGCATTAAGCAAACTTAGTATGAATGGGTTAGTTCGAGTCATGTATAATATACTTATTTGCATTAAACGTGCAGGTTGCACAAGTGGGAAGATGGATGACATCCCTCGGACAGAAACCGAACGTTCCGGTGAGCTGAAGCACATTGATTTATCGAATCAAATGTGTTGTAATTGTTTATGCGTTACATCAGCTATTTATTTTATATGTGATAGGCGATATGGAGGCTACCACAGACTTGAGCATGGTTATAATGGTAGACCCAGTTAGCTCCTATGACCCGTCCATTGCAATCCACAAAGGTCAAACTGGGCTGGGATCTTGTGGGGGTGATATGTATGAGGTGGAGGACAATATTCCGCTTGCAAACCGTGTTCGTATGTTGGCTGAGTTGGGGGCACAAAAAAGGAAACTCCCCTTCAGAGAGAAGGTGGCAGCGGAGCCAAACAGATCACCTTACTATATAAGGACTGTTGACATGGGCCAGCCAATTAGTAAGAAGGAGACTAATCTGTGGGAGTACATATACGCTGATGAAAGCCCAATGCACCTTTTAAGTGGGTTTTGTCGGAGGAAGCGGGCAATGGAGGCAAACGTGTAAGTAGAACTGCAACGTGGTTTCTTGTTTTATAGGAATAGGGTAAACCATCAACAAAGTTCCACACtatataattgttttttttttttttttaccgcAGGAGGGAACAGGGTTCGTCGTCGGTGGCTGATGTAGATAGTCCGATACACATGTCTGTGTAAGTAGGGGCGTCACCGTACGAAATTTTAGTAACACAGTAAATTACATATGTTAACGTATGAAATTTAATTTATGATTTGTACACCTGACACCAGGGAGTTGCTGTTTAGAAGCCCTACCCATGTACAAGCGTCTCGGTCTATGTTCAAGAGTTTAAATATTGGCAATGAGGTCTCGGATGGTATCATTGACTGTTGGGCGGAGGTGCTAAACTTCCAAGAGAAAAGAAAATCACGGGAGGCTTACAGTAGGCAATTCTTTGGTACTAAAGTTGTGGTAAGTGTCATGTATATATAGATTACAGTGTGTCATAGTTTTGACCTTATTAATTTTTCTGTTATGCTTAAAGTTTCCATGGATGCTCACATCTGAGGAAGGCGGAGTAGAGGCGCGGATGCACAAGTTTCGGCTTGGGATAAAAGGTGCGGTTAACAGAGTTGATTACGTGCCTGATTTTCGAAATCAAGACATTGTTTTCTTCCCTATATTGGAGCACAAACACTTTTACTTGCTAGTGTTTGAGTTACGCGACCCCGGGATTTATGTCGTTGATAATGACAAAGCCCGACAAGGTCAGTTGATAGAAGATAGTGTCTACTACCTACACAAGGACACAGCGTATAAGATCGTAAGTTACAAAGCTAGCATGTATAAAAAATAAGTGTGATAACACTGGCAAGactgcttttttttttttagaattacCGACCATGTCTTGTGTATGCGTATGCAGAAAGATATGTTTGTGCAATATCTGCGGGAGGTTGGGAATCCACGAGCCGATGACATAGAGTACTGCAACATCCAGCGTATGCCGGTTCCTTGGGCGACCACCGCAAACACAACTGATTGTGGGGTCATCTTGATGCGGCACATGGAGTGCTATATGGGGAAAAACCAAAGTTTTAACTGTGGGTTCAGCACGAGTGGGGCGAGGAAGATGGCGGAGGTGAGAAAGTTGAGAAAGAGGTATGCGGCGCACATATTATCTTCGGAGGTGAATGTGCTGCTGCCCAAAATCAAGGAAGATTGCCGGATAGAGTAACACGTGTTAGGGTGGCTAACACATGTTAATGTAGAACAATTGTGCATTAATTTGGCCAGCTATGTTTTTTGGAAACATGTAATGAACTTTGATGGATTTGGGGATTTTGCTTTAAACGTAATGCGGGGTAGGTGTTTTGTTGGGTATGGCATCGTCACGATGTCTTTTTGGGATACACTATATTTATTCA from Helianthus annuus cultivar XRQ/B chromosome 10, HanXRQr2.0-SUNRISE, whole genome shotgun sequence harbors:
- the LOC118482584 gene encoding uncharacterized protein LOC118482584, producing the protein MTQIGSQGDVSQEIGCTSGKMDDIPRTETERSGDMEATTDLSMVIMVDPVSSYDPSIAIHKGQTGLGSCGGDMYEVEDNIPLANRVRMLAELGAQKRKLPFREKVAAEPNRSPYYIRTVDMGQPISKKETNLWEYIYADESPMHLLSGFCRRKRAMEANV